A window of Gemmatimonadota bacterium contains these coding sequences:
- a CDS encoding serine/threonine protein kinase: MSDFADILQQALAPGYTLERELTGGGMSRVFVATDVALARKVVVKVLPPELAAGVNHERFRREIQVAAQLQHPHVVPLLSAGEQGTLIWYTMPFINGQSLREAIAGGASYAIKDVVRIMRDVAEALDYAHGLGVIHRDIKPGNVLLMGSHALVTDFGVAKAISASMPSSGFTSAGMAIGTPAYMAPEQIAADPAADHRMDLYALGLLGYEMLTGKVPFKEDSPQKTMAAQLTREPAPLAESRGDVPPPLAALIARLLAKLPEERPQDASEVVTALDDIALTSGQHLAPIRPTRKPSVGRTLGLVAAGAAVIATAWIAGEQSATETVSEAFRDSLATADSMEVVSSAAAMLTREDSMAIAKAVSDRLARPVGRTDPAAIAELADSIRQQIQRAVLDSLVQLGARMGVARTRVVQGPSGAAQIAEATALATNMEGALDAGRPPGPPPGMRSTEPRRVVVAPPRPSRSRPDVDKVAAALVDSLRLRIDASPRYMVIAADSVAAALRESRTIDGVKMRLSADFIVSVSLVPSKDSVVRLITVHDLHAAQGMDRRVIASPVLASDPTAGIGAMMPQVLPMMVEMERARFRQMPPRPPAQPQLP, translated from the coding sequence GCTCGCCGCGGGCGTGAACCACGAGCGCTTCCGGCGCGAGATCCAGGTCGCCGCCCAGCTCCAACATCCGCATGTCGTGCCGCTCCTCTCGGCCGGCGAGCAGGGCACGCTCATCTGGTACACCATGCCGTTCATCAACGGCCAGTCGCTGCGCGAGGCGATCGCCGGCGGCGCGAGCTACGCCATCAAGGACGTCGTGCGCATCATGCGCGACGTCGCCGAGGCGCTCGACTACGCGCACGGGCTCGGGGTCATCCATCGCGACATCAAGCCGGGCAACGTCCTGCTGATGGGCTCGCACGCCCTCGTCACCGACTTCGGCGTTGCGAAGGCCATCTCGGCCTCCATGCCGAGCTCCGGCTTCACGAGCGCGGGCATGGCCATCGGCACGCCGGCGTACATGGCCCCCGAGCAGATCGCCGCCGATCCCGCGGCCGACCATCGCATGGACCTCTATGCGCTCGGCCTGCTCGGCTACGAGATGCTCACCGGCAAGGTCCCCTTCAAGGAGGACTCGCCGCAGAAGACGATGGCCGCGCAGCTCACGCGCGAGCCGGCGCCGCTGGCCGAGTCGCGTGGCGACGTGCCGCCGCCGCTGGCCGCGCTCATCGCGCGCCTGCTCGCCAAGCTCCCCGAGGAGCGTCCGCAGGACGCGAGCGAGGTGGTCACCGCGCTCGACGACATCGCGCTCACGTCGGGGCAGCACCTCGCGCCGATCCGTCCCACGCGCAAGCCGTCCGTCGGGCGCACGCTCGGGCTCGTCGCCGCGGGTGCGGCGGTGATCGCGACCGCCTGGATCGCCGGCGAGCAGTCGGCCACCGAGACCGTCAGCGAGGCCTTCCGCGACTCGCTCGCGACCGCCGACTCCATGGAGGTCGTCTCCTCCGCCGCGGCGATGCTCACGCGCGAGGATTCGATGGCGATCGCCAAGGCGGTGAGCGACCGGCTCGCGCGGCCCGTCGGCCGCACCGATCCCGCCGCCATCGCCGAGCTCGCCGACTCCATCCGCCAGCAGATCCAGCGCGCGGTGCTCGACTCGCTCGTGCAGTTGGGCGCGCGGATGGGCGTCGCCCGGACGCGCGTGGTCCAGGGCCCGAGCGGTGCCGCGCAGATCGCCGAGGCGACCGCGCTCGCGACGAACATGGAGGGCGCGCTCGATGCGGGGCGGCCACCCGGCCCGCCGCCGGGGATGCGCTCCACCGAGCCGCGGCGCGTGGTCGTCGCGCCGCCGCGGCCGTCACGCTCGCGGCCCGATGTCGACAAGGTCGCCGCCGCGCTCGTCGATTCGCTGCGCCTGCGGATCGACGCGTCGCCGCGCTACATGGTGATCGCTGCCGACTCCGTCGCCGCCGCGCTCCGCGAGTCGCGCACCATCGACGGCGTGAAGATGCGCCTCTCCGCCGACTTCATCGTCTCCGTCTCGCTGGTGCCGTCGAAGGACAGCGTGGTGCGGCTCATCACGGTGCACGACCTGCACGCGGCGCAGGGGATGGATCGCCGCGTGATCGCGAGCCCGGTGCTCGCGAGCGACCCCACGGCGGGCATCGGCGCGATGATGCCGCAGGTCCTGCCGATGATGGTCGAGATGGAACGGGCGCGCTTCCGGCAGATGCCGCCTCGCCCGCCCGCTCAGCCGCAGCTGCCGTAA